The following coding sequences lie in one Alloacidobacterium dinghuense genomic window:
- a CDS encoding permease prefix domain 1-containing protein, with the protein MNIGKFFTRRGRDAEFALEIEAHIVLEIDENIARGLSRKKPAVKRTSSSAARDKFGSPRRVREEEWEFNTLHFFDDFWRDFRYSTRTLWRGA; encoded by the coding sequence GTGAACATCGGGAAATTTTTCACACGGCGCGGGCGCGACGCCGAATTCGCGCTGGAAATCGAAGCGCACATTGTCCTCGAAATCGATGAGAACATCGCTCGCGGTCTCTCCCGGAAGAAGCCCGCCGTCAAGCGTACCTCAAGTTCGGCAGCCCGCGACAAGTTCGGCAGCCCGCGACGAGTGCGAGAAGAAGAGTGGGAATTTAACACCTTGCATTTCTTCGATGACTTCTGGCGCGACTTCCGCTACTCCACCCGCACCTTATGGCGTGGTGCATGA
- a CDS encoding PadR family transcriptional regulator — MDGTKKPTDVDMLKGTLDMLILRTLVMGPAHGHTIAHVIEHTSENVLDVEQGSLYPALHRLEDRRWVSSYWGASENNRKAKFYQLTAAGRKQLVAEAGRWRQIVEAIGRVMGESLD; from the coding sequence ATGGATGGAACAAAAAAGCCGACAGACGTCGACATGCTGAAGGGCACGCTCGACATGCTGATCCTGCGCACGCTGGTCATGGGGCCCGCCCACGGTCACACCATAGCCCACGTCATCGAGCACACATCGGAGAATGTGCTCGACGTGGAGCAAGGTTCACTCTATCCAGCCCTTCATCGCCTTGAAGATCGCCGCTGGGTTTCTTCCTACTGGGGTGCAAGCGAGAACAATCGCAAAGCGAAGTTCTACCAGCTGACGGCTGCAGGCCGGAAACAGCTGGTAGCTGAAGCGGGCCGCTGGCGTCAGATCGTCGAAGCGATCGGGCGCGTAATGGGCGAAAGCCTCGACTAG